One window from the genome of Streptomyces sp. NBC_01476 encodes:
- a CDS encoding MarR family winged helix-turn-helix transcriptional regulator, protein MSSSSSIDDPLITTFGRLLEASSKLERRLGGVLQAETGLPHVWFEVLVRLARSEGGRLTMGALAEDIALTSGGITRLINRIGAAGYVERRPCPADRRVTHAVITGQGRDVLARAASVHAGNLRAVFAGFDGPELTALDALLDRLREAASLPD, encoded by the coding sequence ATGTCCTCCTCCTCTTCGATTGACGACCCGCTGATCACCACGTTCGGCCGCCTGCTGGAAGCATCCAGCAAGCTCGAGCGCCGGCTGGGCGGGGTCCTGCAGGCAGAGACCGGGCTGCCTCACGTGTGGTTCGAGGTGCTCGTCCGCCTGGCCCGCTCCGAGGGAGGCCGGTTGACGATGGGCGCCCTGGCCGAGGACATCGCCCTCACGAGCGGGGGCATCACCCGGCTGATCAACCGAATAGGTGCGGCCGGCTACGTCGAGCGCCGCCCGTGCCCCGCCGACCGGCGTGTGACCCACGCCGTCATCACCGGCCAGGGCCGCGACGTCCTGGCACGGGCCGCGTCGGTCCACGCGGGCAACCTGCGGGCGGTGTTCGCCGGTTTCGACGGACCGGAGCTGACAGCCCTGGACGCGCTCCTGGACCGGCTGCGCGAGGCCGCGTCACTGCCCGACTGA
- a CDS encoding TniQ family protein, with amino-acid sequence MPGPTDCRRLPPGPRRSQRSHPRWASARLYATARRPPGRHQSPVTMANDRWVLTAFSRYCPDCLSDTTHVPGGPVWQGSWRLPHTFLCERHNRLLVWQCPACRAPAFSNGYRSDGRWRPTQLIPAPGQRLRPALYLNIPLGSLRSSTVTIRAWQKEGGNAEAYQSALRLVADRVIATAQGSRSGVPAR; translated from the coding sequence CTGCCCGGCCCAACAGATTGCCGCCGTCTGCCGCCTGGACCCCGCCGAAGTCAACGCTCTCACCCTCGCTGGGCAAGCGCCCGGCTGTACGCCACTGCGCGTCGACCACCTGGGCGGCATCAGAGCCCCGTCACCATGGCCAACGACCGCTGGGTGCTCACTGCCTTCAGCCGCTACTGCCCCGACTGCCTGAGCGACACCACCCACGTGCCTGGCGGCCCTGTCTGGCAGGGCTCCTGGCGGCTCCCGCACACCTTTCTCTGCGAGCGGCACAACCGACTTCTGGTTTGGCAGTGCCCCGCCTGCCGCGCGCCGGCGTTCTCCAACGGCTACCGCTCCGACGGACGATGGCGACCCACGCAGCTCATCCCCGCCCCAGGCCAGCGTTTGCGCCCCGCCCTCTACCTCAACATTCCCCTGGGCTCGCTGCGGTCCTCGACCGTCACCATCCGCGCCTGGCAGAAGGAAGGGGGCAACGCCGAGGCGTACCAGAGTGCCCTGCGGCTCGTCGCCGATCGAGTCATCGCCACAGCCCAAGGCAGTCGGAGTGGCGTTCCGGCCAGGTGA
- a CDS encoding aldo/keto reductase, producing the protein MTNIPQHSIPDAGISTRPLGTTGLRITPLTIGGAPLAPMPGTFRDVPEETGVATALAALSGPVRALDTSAAYGAGESERRIGTAIRRLGGLPDDFVLSTKIVRDLNSGVFDGAQARRSITESLERLGLDKVPLLYLHDPEKNDFDQIMAPGGPVEVLRELRERGVARSIGVAGGDLATIERFVRTGYFDVLLTHNRWTLVNRSAGPLIDLAVSMNLGVVNAAVFGGQILATGVGGSRRYAYREASPELLAAIGAIEEACRDHGVPLAAAAVRFSTRDPRIASTVIGTSRPERIEETLALDATAVPDALWTDVDAIAARVDPTHLPA; encoded by the coding sequence ATGACGAATATCCCTCAGCACAGCATTCCCGACGCCGGCATCTCGACCCGTCCACTGGGCACAACGGGCCTGCGCATCACGCCCTTGACCATCGGCGGAGCGCCGCTCGCCCCCATGCCGGGCACCTTCCGCGACGTACCGGAGGAGACGGGTGTCGCCACCGCGTTGGCGGCATTGAGCGGACCGGTACGGGCTCTCGACACCTCGGCCGCCTACGGCGCGGGGGAGTCCGAGCGACGCATCGGCACGGCGATCCGACGCCTCGGTGGACTGCCCGACGACTTCGTTCTGTCCACCAAGATCGTCCGTGATCTCAACTCCGGTGTCTTCGACGGAGCACAGGCCCGGCGTTCGATCACGGAAAGCCTGGAGCGCTTGGGGCTCGACAAGGTCCCGCTCCTCTACCTGCACGACCCGGAGAAGAACGACTTCGACCAGATCATGGCGCCGGGCGGACCCGTAGAGGTGCTGCGAGAACTCCGCGAGCGCGGCGTCGCCCGGTCGATCGGGGTCGCGGGCGGCGACCTCGCGACGATCGAACGGTTCGTACGGACCGGCTACTTCGACGTGCTGCTCACCCACAACCGGTGGACCCTGGTCAATCGCTCCGCCGGGCCGCTCATCGATCTGGCCGTATCGATGAACCTCGGCGTCGTCAACGCCGCGGTCTTCGGCGGCCAGATCCTGGCGACCGGCGTCGGCGGCTCGCGGCGCTACGCCTACCGCGAGGCGTCGCCCGAACTGCTCGCCGCCATCGGCGCCATCGAAGAAGCATGCCGGGACCACGGTGTGCCGCTCGCCGCGGCCGCGGTGCGGTTCTCCACCCGCGACCCGAGGATCGCCAGCACCGTCATCGGTACCTCGCGCCCCGAACGCATCGAGGAGACGCTCGCGCTCGACGCGACCGCCGTGCCCGACGCGCTCTGGACCGATGTGGACGCCATCGCCGCGCGCGTCGATCCCACCCACCTGCCGGCCTGA
- a CDS encoding alpha/beta hydrolase codes for MTAFAAPVVVTRGGSDGPLVVLLHGRGSHEGDIIGLAGALPDSLSYAAVRAPIAESGGYAWFANRGIGRPVPQSLRATMDWFRQWLDTVAPPGRPVVLIGFSGGAAFAGGLLLDDPARYAGAAILYGTLPFDAGVPTDAAHLAGLPVFVAQGEHDRVIPRELLDRTWHYLTAQSGATTTARRDAVGHGIAPDALIALADWLDAQAAHPVGRGTPPNSDTSSVLHPDLLPPAQQEQKAK; via the coding sequence ATGACCGCGTTCGCCGCCCCCGTGGTGGTGACCCGGGGCGGGTCCGACGGACCTCTGGTCGTGCTGCTGCATGGTCGCGGTTCGCACGAAGGCGACATCATTGGTCTGGCGGGTGCCCTGCCCGATTCGCTCTCGTACGCGGCCGTACGGGCTCCGATCGCCGAGAGCGGCGGCTACGCCTGGTTCGCCAACCGTGGCATCGGGCGCCCGGTGCCACAGTCGCTGCGCGCCACCATGGACTGGTTCCGGCAGTGGCTCGACACCGTTGCTCCGCCCGGACGGCCGGTGGTGCTGATCGGGTTCAGCGGAGGCGCCGCGTTCGCCGGCGGCCTCCTGCTGGACGACCCCGCCAGGTACGCCGGTGCCGCCATCCTCTACGGCACCCTGCCCTTCGACGCGGGAGTGCCGACGGACGCCGCACACCTGGCCGGTCTGCCGGTCTTCGTCGCGCAAGGCGAACACGACCGCGTCATCCCCCGCGAACTCCTCGACCGCACCTGGCACTACCTGACCGCCCAGTCCGGGGCAACGACCACCGCACGGCGCGATGCCGTCGGCCACGGCATTGCCCCCGACGCCCTTATCGCCCTCGCGGACTGGCTCGACGCACAGGCGGCCCATCCGGTTGGCCGTGGCACCCCGCCCAACTCTGACACCAGCAGCGTCCTTCATCCGGACCTTCTGCCACCGGCACAACAAGAACAGAAAGCGAAGTGA
- a CDS encoding NADPH:quinone reductase: MIASWYDEQGAAGNVLRVGELPDPRPGPGEVRVRVRVSGVNPGDTKKRLGWLGSSMPYPRVVPHSDAAGVIDMVGAGVDARRVGERVWVYGAQSYRPFGTAAQYTVVPADLAVRLPDHVGDESGASLGIPGITAHRALFADGPVDGSLVLVHGVLGGVGSMAAQLARWAGATVLATVRRTADLALIDPAVVAHAVALDTADPAGAIRAHAPQGVDRVIEVSLSDNADLDNAVTAVGAVVAAYATRADRTEIPFWPMLFNNVTLRLLGSDDFPAGAKRQAARDLTSAASVGALTVDVGDRYPLRAIADAHDRVDAGSRGRVLVHLPD; encoded by the coding sequence GTGATCGCGTCGTGGTACGACGAGCAGGGTGCGGCAGGGAATGTGCTGCGGGTCGGTGAGCTGCCCGATCCGCGTCCCGGCCCCGGGGAGGTGCGCGTGCGTGTGCGGGTGTCGGGCGTTAACCCGGGGGACACCAAGAAGCGGCTCGGCTGGCTCGGCTCGTCGATGCCGTATCCGAGGGTAGTGCCGCACAGTGATGCGGCCGGTGTGATCGACATGGTTGGCGCCGGGGTCGACGCGCGCCGTGTCGGGGAGCGGGTGTGGGTCTACGGGGCCCAGTCCTACCGCCCGTTCGGAACGGCCGCGCAGTACACCGTGGTCCCGGCGGACCTGGCCGTCCGGCTTCCGGACCATGTCGGCGACGAGTCCGGCGCGAGCCTGGGCATCCCGGGGATCACCGCGCACCGCGCGTTGTTCGCCGATGGGCCGGTCGACGGCAGTCTGGTGCTGGTGCACGGGGTGCTGGGCGGCGTCGGTTCCATGGCCGCGCAGCTCGCCCGCTGGGCCGGTGCCACCGTCCTGGCCACGGTCCGCCGCACCGCCGACCTTGCCCTGATCGACCCGGCCGTCGTCGCCCACGCCGTCGCCCTGGACACCGCCGATCCGGCCGGGGCGATCCGCGCGCACGCGCCGCAAGGAGTCGACCGCGTCATCGAGGTCTCCCTGTCCGACAACGCCGACCTCGACAACGCGGTGACCGCGGTCGGTGCCGTCGTGGCCGCCTACGCCACCCGTGCCGACCGCACCGAGATCCCGTTCTGGCCGATGCTGTTCAACAACGTCACCCTGCGGCTCCTGGGGAGTGACGACTTCCCGGCCGGGGCGAAGCGGCAGGCCGCCCGAGACCTGACCTCGGCTGCATCGGTGGGTGCGCTCACCGTCGACGTCGGCGACCGCTACCCATTGCGCGCGATCGCCGACGCCCACGACCGGGTTGACGCCGGAAGCCGGGGACGAGTACTGGTCCACCTCCCCGACTGA
- a CDS encoding TniB family NTP-binding protein, with protein MSRAVDRLLSARIRQNAFKARPATRAGVIVSGGGYRGRTETVCEIAAAFEDSWRELHRTNPETIPGTRDAWVPVAYVQTPVTAKPKSACKAILDFHGAPTKRMDLPELVAQVAASLTDDGTKVLILDDITRLRCTAPTTRTPWT; from the coding sequence ATGAGCCGCGCGGTGGACCGGCTGTTGTCGGCGCGGATCCGGCAGAATGCGTTCAAGGCTCGCCCGGCGACCCGGGCCGGGGTGATCGTGTCCGGCGGCGGATACCGGGGCAGGACCGAGACCGTGTGCGAGATCGCCGCCGCCTTTGAGGACTCCTGGCGCGAGCTGCACCGGACGAACCCCGAGACGATTCCCGGCACCCGGGATGCCTGGGTGCCGGTCGCCTACGTCCAGACACCGGTCACCGCGAAACCCAAGAGCGCCTGCAAGGCGATCCTCGACTTCCACGGTGCCCCGACGAAACGGATGGATCTTCCTGAGCTGGTCGCCCAAGTCGCTGCCTCGCTGACCGATGACGGCACGAAGGTGCTGATCCTCGACGACATCACCCGGCTGAGATGCACCGCGCCGACGACCAGGACACCCTGGACTTGA
- a CDS encoding transposase yields the protein MGVMVTAADVGDRTAAQVLLQRVAEAHHRQELVWADGGYTGSLVEHCLAALALVLQVVQRSNGQKGFVVLSRRWIVERANAWLMRTRRLARDYERRITSAEAMVSWSMILLMTRRPAQPHSRQA from the coding sequence ATGGGCGTGATGGTCACCGCCGCGGACGTCGGCGACCGCACCGCCGCCCAGGTTCTGCTCCAGCGGGTGGCTGAAGCGCATCACCGGCAGGAGTTGGTCTGGGCCGACGGCGGCTACACCGGCAGCCTCGTCGAGCACTGCCTGGCCGCGCTCGCACTCGTCCTGCAGGTCGTCCAGCGCAGCAACGGTCAGAAGGGGTTCGTGGTGCTGTCCAGGCGGTGGATCGTGGAGCGCGCGAACGCGTGGCTGATGCGCACCCGCCGGCTGGCCCGCGACTACGAACGCCGCATCACCAGCGCCGAGGCGATGGTCTCCTGGTCGATGATTCTGCTCATGACCCGCCGCCCGGCCCAGCCACACTCGCGGCAAGCGTGA
- a CDS encoding NADPH-dependent F420 reductase: protein MRIAIIGAGNVGSALSTAAVRAGHTVSISATTAEKASQVAGATGANAAADNAAAVADAELVVFAVPGNAVVGVARELAPALAGKIVVDASNPLNDTYTDLNIEETAAAQSLQRFLPGVPVVKAFNTILAGRLGTPVEGDLRLTGFYAGDDTGGKNAVAGLLTSLGFRPVDAGGLRMARALEEMAFLNISLNAGNGWAWQTGWALLGPTS from the coding sequence ATGCGCATCGCGATCATCGGAGCCGGGAACGTCGGCTCCGCCCTCAGCACCGCCGCCGTCCGGGCCGGGCACACCGTCTCGATCAGCGCGACCACCGCGGAGAAGGCATCGCAGGTCGCGGGCGCGACCGGCGCGAACGCAGCAGCAGACAACGCCGCCGCCGTCGCCGACGCCGAACTCGTCGTTTTCGCCGTGCCCGGAAACGCCGTCGTCGGCGTCGCCCGCGAGCTCGCTCCCGCACTCGCAGGGAAAATCGTCGTCGACGCCAGCAACCCGCTGAACGACACCTACACCGATCTCAACATCGAAGAGACCGCCGCGGCCCAGAGCCTGCAGCGCTTCCTCCCGGGCGTGCCGGTGGTCAAAGCCTTCAACACGATCTTGGCCGGCCGTCTCGGAACTCCCGTCGAAGGGGACCTGCGTCTCACCGGCTTCTACGCCGGTGACGACACCGGGGGCAAGAACGCCGTAGCCGGGCTCCTCACCTCGCTGGGCTTCCGGCCCGTCGACGCCGGCGGGTTGCGGATGGCCCGCGCACTCGAGGAGATGGCCTTCCTCAACATCTCGCTCAACGCCGGCAACGGCTGGGCCTGGCAGACCGGCTGGGCGCTGCTCGGCCCGACCTCCTGA
- a CDS encoding GMC family oxidoreductase, which produces MSRPHYVIVGAGTAGPVVAARLSEDPAVEVVLLEAGKENTYEASRTQGAFTKLMGSDADWQYETTAQPGIGGRSIVHPRGKAVGGSCILNIGAWLRGAIGDYDRWAQEGAEGWDGAEALRTYLRIEDTDRGPSQWRGSGGPMTLSDLPSPTSLADSLLFAFTEAGYGPRGDADGASPYVADRYQSIFKARVRRTPADAYLTEEVRARPNLRVITEAAVTRVVFEGNRASGVVYEQGNSEHTVEAEREVILCAGVINTPQLLMLSGVGPATHLREHGINVVADLPGVGENLHDHPTTPVVAAAPQGIGGSYQGEPTSDEAFTQWRLDRSGPAAFFSQNGVGFVSRTADAAFPDYELLLDYNPDISSDSPVAGPTAGSAEVDQRSGYKIWAVLLHPKSRGTLRLASTNPHDKPIIDPRYLSHPDDLPDMIDAMRRAQKITQSKSLAPYTEKVYPAIGAPDSEFHEAILKSMYTTYHLVGTARMGDLSDPLTVVDPQLRVRGVTGLRVADASVIPSLISGHTIAPSVMIGERMAELIRNNG; this is translated from the coding sequence ATGTCTCGACCCCATTACGTCATCGTCGGCGCGGGAACCGCCGGCCCCGTCGTTGCTGCGCGGCTGAGCGAGGATCCCGCGGTGGAGGTTGTCCTGCTTGAGGCGGGCAAGGAGAACACCTACGAGGCCAGTCGCACCCAGGGCGCCTTCACCAAACTGATGGGCAGCGACGCCGACTGGCAGTATGAGACCACGGCCCAGCCAGGCATCGGTGGCCGCTCGATCGTCCACCCGCGAGGGAAAGCCGTCGGCGGCTCGTGCATCCTCAACATCGGCGCGTGGCTCCGCGGAGCCATCGGCGACTACGACCGCTGGGCTCAGGAGGGCGCTGAGGGCTGGGACGGGGCCGAGGCCCTGCGTACGTACTTGCGCATCGAGGACACTGACCGCGGTCCTTCCCAGTGGCGCGGCTCAGGCGGCCCCATGACGCTTTCCGATCTTCCCTCCCCGACCTCTCTGGCGGACTCTTTGCTGTTCGCGTTCACCGAGGCCGGCTACGGGCCGCGCGGAGATGCCGACGGAGCCTCGCCCTATGTCGCCGACCGGTACCAGAGCATTTTCAAGGCGCGCGTGCGCCGTACCCCCGCCGATGCCTATCTCACGGAGGAGGTGCGTGCACGGCCGAACCTGCGCGTCATCACCGAGGCTGCGGTCACCAGGGTGGTGTTCGAGGGAAACCGGGCCTCCGGGGTCGTCTACGAGCAGGGCAACTCGGAGCACACCGTCGAGGCGGAGCGCGAGGTGATTCTCTGCGCCGGTGTCATCAACACCCCGCAGCTGTTGATGTTGTCCGGCGTGGGCCCGGCCACGCACCTGCGCGAGCACGGCATCAACGTCGTCGCCGACCTGCCCGGCGTGGGTGAGAACCTGCACGACCACCCGACCACGCCTGTCGTGGCAGCCGCCCCGCAGGGCATCGGTGGCTCGTACCAGGGGGAGCCTACCTCCGACGAAGCTTTCACCCAGTGGCGGTTGGACCGCAGTGGGCCGGCGGCATTCTTCTCGCAGAACGGCGTCGGATTCGTCTCCCGGACAGCGGACGCCGCGTTCCCCGACTACGAGCTGCTCCTCGACTACAACCCCGACATCTCATCCGACAGCCCCGTCGCGGGCCCGACCGCCGGGTCCGCCGAGGTCGACCAGCGCAGCGGCTACAAGATCTGGGCAGTACTGCTGCACCCCAAGAGCCGCGGCACACTGCGCCTCGCATCCACGAACCCCCACGACAAGCCGATCATCGACCCTCGCTACCTCAGCCACCCCGACGACCTCCCGGACATGATCGACGCGATGCGCCGTGCCCAGAAAATCACCCAGTCGAAGTCCCTCGCGCCGTACACCGAGAAGGTTTACCCCGCCATCGGTGCACCCGACTCGGAGTTCCACGAGGCCATCCTGAAGAGCATGTACACCACATATCACCTGGTCGGGACCGCACGCATGGGTGACCTCTCGGACCCACTCACCGTGGTAGACCCCCAGCTTCGCGTCCGCGGCGTCACGGGCCTCCGTGTGGCAGACGCCTCCGTCATCCCCTCCCTCATCAGCGGTCACACCATCGCCCCCAGCGTCATGATCGGCGAGCGGATGGCGGAGCTCATCCGCAATAACGGCTGA
- a CDS encoding nuclear transport factor 2 family protein: MTDETARVRTSEEVYASHGAALMAEDLDGLVANFADDAVIITPSGVKHGKEGARANFTQLFTDLPKADWTMDTTLFGGDILFLEWKADSAINQAAHGVDTFVIRDGLIHAQTVRYELSAKN, from the coding sequence ATGACAGACGAGACAGCACGCGTCCGTACCTCCGAAGAGGTCTACGCCAGCCACGGTGCGGCTCTCATGGCCGAGGACCTGGACGGGCTCGTCGCCAACTTCGCCGACGACGCGGTGATCATCACCCCGTCCGGCGTGAAACACGGCAAGGAGGGCGCCCGTGCCAACTTCACCCAACTGTTCACAGACCTCCCGAAGGCCGACTGGACGATGGACACCACCCTGTTCGGCGGCGACATCCTCTTCCTCGAATGGAAGGCCGACTCCGCGATCAACCAAGCAGCGCACGGAGTCGACACCTTCGTCATCCGCGACGGACTCATCCACGCCCAGACGGTGCGCTACGAGCTGTCCGCGAAGAACTAG
- a CDS encoding mandelate racemase/muconate lactonizing enzyme family protein yields the protein MKILDVRCAVIGESPIVRVVTDEGIDGFGEIEHSKPEIHTLIGIYSDLLVGQDPTNVERCMLRIRRFGGFKPWGTLVSAIEIALWDVAGKAAGLPVHKLLGGRVRDRVRVYNGGVRPRLRGHEPEDYAASMAVMASAPEGFTLFKEGVGFHGFMAPNVPGFFYGDLREGPKHPNRGVLTEKGIAHIIACVQAMKDVLGQDQGLALDMGPGFTVPDAITVLRALEPLHIVWAEDLLSGDGLPWTDAGQYREVTSATTVRTHTGEQIYLRNNYKELISSQAVRVIGPDPGDIGGIAELKWVAEYADLHGIQIAPHGVSSGLFGLAALVQVCATLPDNFIAFEYPVPTHNWWYSIVHGLPDPIVADGFITVGTAPGLGIEFDREAALAHMSPADQGFFDWFPRS from the coding sequence ATGAAGATCCTGGACGTTCGATGCGCCGTGATCGGGGAGAGCCCGATCGTCCGCGTCGTCACCGACGAGGGCATCGACGGCTTCGGCGAGATCGAGCACTCCAAGCCCGAGATCCACACGTTGATCGGCATCTACTCGGACCTGCTCGTCGGGCAGGACCCGACCAACGTCGAGCGGTGCATGCTCCGGATCCGCCGGTTCGGCGGGTTCAAGCCCTGGGGCACCCTGGTCTCCGCCATCGAGATCGCTCTGTGGGACGTGGCCGGAAAAGCGGCCGGACTGCCTGTGCACAAGCTGCTGGGCGGCAGGGTGCGCGACCGCGTCCGGGTCTACAACGGCGGCGTGCGCCCCCGCCTTCGCGGCCACGAACCCGAGGACTACGCGGCGTCGATGGCGGTCATGGCGAGCGCGCCCGAGGGTTTCACCCTCTTCAAGGAGGGAGTCGGCTTCCACGGCTTCATGGCGCCCAACGTGCCGGGCTTCTTCTACGGCGACCTGCGCGAAGGCCCCAAGCACCCGAACCGCGGCGTGCTGACCGAGAAGGGGATCGCGCACATCATCGCGTGCGTCCAGGCGATGAAGGATGTGCTCGGCCAGGACCAGGGCCTGGCACTGGACATGGGGCCGGGGTTCACCGTCCCGGACGCCATCACCGTGCTGCGGGCGCTGGAGCCGCTGCACATCGTATGGGCGGAGGACCTGCTCAGCGGGGACGGCCTGCCCTGGACCGACGCCGGGCAGTACCGCGAGGTCACCAGCGCCACCACCGTACGGACGCACACGGGCGAGCAGATATACCTGCGCAACAACTACAAGGAGCTGATCTCGTCCCAGGCGGTGCGGGTCATCGGCCCCGACCCCGGCGACATCGGCGGCATCGCCGAATTGAAGTGGGTCGCGGAATACGCCGACCTGCACGGCATCCAGATCGCCCCGCACGGTGTCAGCAGCGGACTGTTCGGGCTGGCTGCCCTCGTGCAGGTGTGCGCGACGCTGCCGGACAACTTCATCGCCTTCGAATATCCAGTGCCGACGCACAACTGGTGGTACTCGATCGTGCACGGGCTCCCCGACCCGATCGTGGCGGACGGATTCATCACCGTCGGTACGGCCCCGGGGCTCGGCATCGAATTCGACCGTGAGGCCGCGCTGGCACACATGAGCCCCGCCGACCAAGGATTCTTCGACTGGTTCCCGAGGAGCTGA
- a CDS encoding Gfo/Idh/MocA family protein — protein MSDPIRVLLFGYGLAGQVFHGPLLATSPAYTVQAIVTSDPARAAAARADHPDARVVADADTAFAAAEDYDLAVVATPNETHAELARRALKAGLHVVVDKPLALTAHDAEELTDAADAAGRTLSVFQNRRWDGDFLTLRDVIASGDLGDVFVFESAFEWWKPEVTDGRKDRTPVSDGGGILFDLAPHLVDQALLLFGPVESVHAEVDARRPGAVNDDDVLVSLRHTNGVRSRLWMSSLAAQEHPRFQARGTHGSYRSFGLDPQEAQLQAGLRPGDADFGIKPSELWGEISDGNARRPVPTEAGSYETYYAELATALHAGTRPPVDPRDSIAVLKIIEAAWQGDR, from the coding sequence ATGTCCGATCCGATCCGCGTCCTGCTCTTCGGCTACGGTCTGGCAGGTCAGGTGTTCCACGGCCCGCTGCTCGCCACCAGCCCGGCCTACACCGTCCAGGCGATCGTGACCTCCGATCCGGCACGAGCCGCCGCCGCTCGCGCGGATCATCCGGACGCCCGGGTGGTGGCCGATGCCGACACCGCTTTCGCAGCGGCCGAGGACTACGACCTCGCGGTGGTCGCCACGCCCAACGAAACGCATGCCGAGCTGGCCAGGCGTGCTCTGAAGGCCGGTCTGCACGTGGTCGTGGACAAACCGCTCGCGCTCACCGCGCACGACGCGGAAGAACTGACCGATGCCGCCGACGCCGCGGGCCGGACCCTGTCGGTCTTCCAGAACCGGCGCTGGGACGGCGACTTCCTCACCCTCCGCGACGTCATCGCCTCCGGCGACCTCGGCGACGTCTTCGTCTTCGAGTCGGCCTTCGAGTGGTGGAAGCCCGAGGTCACCGACGGCCGCAAGGACCGTACGCCGGTGTCGGACGGCGGTGGAATCCTCTTCGACCTGGCGCCGCACCTCGTGGACCAGGCACTCCTGCTCTTCGGGCCGGTCGAGTCCGTGCACGCAGAAGTGGACGCCCGGCGCCCGGGCGCCGTGAACGACGACGACGTGCTTGTGTCCCTGCGGCACACCAACGGCGTACGCAGCCGGCTGTGGATGAGTTCGCTGGCGGCCCAGGAGCACCCGCGCTTCCAGGCGCGCGGCACCCACGGCTCGTACCGGAGCTTCGGTCTCGACCCGCAGGAAGCACAGCTCCAAGCCGGGCTGCGTCCCGGTGATGCCGACTTCGGCATCAAGCCCTCCGAGCTCTGGGGCGAGATCAGCGACGGCAACGCCCGCCGCCCTGTGCCCACCGAAGCCGGCTCGTACGAGACGTACTACGCCGAGCTGGCCACGGCCTTGCACGCGGGCACCCGGCCGCCCGTCGACCCGCGCGACAGCATCGCGGTGCTGAAGATCATCGAAGCGGCGTGGCAGGGAGACAGATGA
- a CDS encoding PaaX family transcriptional regulator C-terminal domain-containing protein, producing MALDVFPSDAGGSAADRSIAARAWDLAALDRDYEALLAAHARALDALRAGDTVRQAALTERVSLIHDFRPIVFADPDMPSELLPAGRHGGAARAMFLESLDLSREPAHAFADDFIANA from the coding sequence ATGGCGCTGGACGTCTTCCCTTCCGACGCCGGCGGGTCGGCGGCCGACCGGAGCATCGCCGCCCGCGCCTGGGACCTGGCCGCCCTCGACCGTGACTACGAAGCCCTCCTTGCCGCGCACGCCCGGGCCCTCGACGCCCTGCGCGCCGGTGACACCGTGAGGCAGGCGGCGCTCACTGAGCGCGTCTCCCTGATCCACGACTTCCGCCCGATCGTCTTCGCGGACCCCGACATGCCCTCCGAACTGCTGCCGGCGGGCCGGCACGGCGGCGCCGCGCGCGCGATGTTCCTCGAATCCCTTGACCTGTCCCGCGAGCCGGCCCACGCCTTCGCCGACGATTTCATCGCCAACGCCTGA